The Streptococcus sp. VT 162 genome has a window encoding:
- a CDS encoding methionine--tRNA ligase (methionine--tRNA ligase; MetRS; adds methionine to tRNA(Met) with cleavage of ATP to AMP and diphosphate; some MetRS enzymes form dimers depending on a C-terminal domain that is also found in other proteins such as Trbp111 in Aquifex aeolicus and the cold-shock protein CsaA from Bacillus subtilis while others do not; four subfamilies exist based on sequence motifs and zinc content), with protein sequence MSEKNFYITTPIYYPSGKLHIGSAYTTIACDVLARYKRLMGYDVFYLTGLDEHGQKIQQKAEEAGITPQAYVDGMAVGVKELWKLLDISYDKFIRTTDDYHEKVVAQVFERLLAQDDIYLGEYSGWYSVSDEEFFTESQLAEVFRDEAGNVTGGIAPSGHEVEWVSEESYFLRLSKYQDCLVEFFKSHPDFITPDGRLNEMLRNFIEPGLEDLAVSRTTFTWGVPVPSNPKHVVYVWIDALLNYATALGYGQEDHANYDKFWNGTVFHMVGKDILRFHSIYWPILLMMLDMKLPDRLIAHGWFVMKDGKMSKSKGNVVYPEMLVERYGLDPLRYYLMRSLPVGSDGTFTPEDYVGRINYELANDLGNLLNRTVSMINKYFDGQIPAYVEGVTEFDNALAEVAEQSIAGYHTHMEAVDYPRALEAVWTLISRTNKYIDETAPWVLAKDEEHRDQLASVMSHLAASLRVVAHMIEPFMMGTSRAVLAQLGLAEVSSLENLSLADFPAGVTVVAKGTPIFPRLDMEEEIAYIKEQMEGNKPAVEKEWNPDEVELKLNKDEIKFEDFDKVEIRVAEVKEVSKVEGSDKLLQFRLDAGDGQDRQILSGIAKYYPNEQELVGKKVQIVANLKPRKMMKKYVSQGMILSAEHDGKLTLLTVDPAVPNGSVIG encoded by the coding sequence ATGTCTGAAAAGAATTTTTATATTACAACACCGATTTACTATCCATCTGGTAAACTTCATATCGGTTCTGCCTACACAACCATCGCTTGTGATGTCCTAGCTCGCTACAAACGCCTCATGGGCTACGATGTCTTTTATCTGACTGGTCTTGATGAGCATGGTCAAAAGATTCAACAAAAAGCAGAAGAAGCTGGGATTACACCTCAAGCTTATGTTGATGGGATGGCGGTTGGAGTCAAAGAACTTTGGAAATTATTAGATATCTCATATGATAAATTTATCCGTACAACTGATGACTACCATGAAAAAGTAGTCGCACAAGTCTTTGAACGCTTGCTTGCTCAAGATGACATCTACTTGGGTGAATACTCTGGTTGGTATTCAGTTTCAGATGAGGAATTCTTTACAGAAAGTCAACTTGCAGAAGTTTTTCGTGACGAAGCTGGAAATGTGACTGGTGGTATTGCTCCATCTGGTCACGAAGTAGAGTGGGTTTCAGAAGAGTCTTATTTCCTTCGCCTCAGCAAATACCAAGATTGTTTGGTAGAATTTTTCAAATCGCACCCTGACTTCATCACTCCAGATGGTCGTCTTAATGAAATGTTGCGTAACTTCATCGAGCCAGGTTTGGAAGACTTAGCGGTTTCTCGTACAACCTTTACCTGGGGTGTGCCAGTCCCTTCCAATCCAAAACACGTTGTCTACGTTTGGATTGATGCCCTTCTTAACTATGCGACTGCTCTTGGTTACGGTCAAGAGGATCATGCTAACTATGATAAATTCTGGAATGGAACAGTCTTCCACATGGTCGGAAAAGACATTCTTCGTTTCCACTCCATCTACTGGCCAATCCTTCTCATGATGTTGGATATGAAATTGCCTGACCGCTTGATTGCCCACGGTTGGTTCGTCATGAAAGACGGCAAGATGTCTAAGTCTAAAGGGAATGTCGTTTACCCTGAAATGTTGGTAGAGCGTTATGGACTGGATCCACTTCGTTACTACCTCATGCGTAGCCTTCCAGTCGGTTCAGATGGAACCTTCACTCCAGAAGACTATGTCGGCCGTATCAACTATGAATTGGCCAATGACCTTGGAAACCTCCTTAACCGTACGGTTTCTATGATTAACAAGTATTTTGATGGGCAAATCCCTGCCTATGTAGAGGGTGTAACAGAGTTTGATAATGCTCTTGCTGAGGTTGCAGAACAATCAATCGCAGGCTACCATACACACATGGAAGCCGTTGATTACCCACGTGCCCTTGAAGCAGTCTGGACCCTTATCTCTCGCACTAACAAATACATCGATGAGACAGCCCCATGGGTCTTGGCTAAGGATGAAGAGCACCGTGACCAATTGGCAAGTGTCATGAGCCACTTGGCAGCCAGCCTTCGTGTCGTAGCTCACATGATTGAGCCATTTATGATGGGAACTAGTCGCGCTGTATTGGCACAACTTGGTCTAGCAGAAGTTTCTAGCCTAGAAAACTTGAGCTTGGCAGATTTCCCTGCAGGTGTGACTGTTGTTGCCAAAGGAACACCAATCTTCCCACGTCTCGACATGGAAGAAGAGATTGCCTATATCAAGGAACAAATGGAAGGCAACAAACCAGCCGTCGAAAAAGAATGGAATCCAGATGAAGTTGAACTCAAACTCAACAAGGATGAAATCAAGTTTGAAGACTTTGATAAGGTCGAGATCCGTGTCGCAGAAGTCAAAGAAGTGTCTAAAGTTGAAGGTTCTGACAAGTTGCTTCAATTCCGACTAGATGCTGGTGATGGTCAAGACCGTCAAATCCTCTCAGGAATTGCAAAATACTACCCAAACGAACAAGAATTGGTCGGCAAGAAAGTCCAAATCGTTGCCAACCTCAAACCACGCAAGATGATGAAAAAATATGTCAGTCAAGGAATGATCCTCTCAGCTGAACATGATGGCAAATTAACCCTTCTAACAGTTGATCCAGCTGTACCAAACGGAAGTGTGATTGGGTAA
- a CDS encoding 16S rRNA methyltransferase encodes MYYAENPDAAHDIHELRVELLGKNMTFLTDAGVFSKKMVDFGSQLLLKCLEVNEGETVLDVGCGYGPLGLSLAKAYGAQVTMVDINNRALDLARQNAERNKVEVAIFQSNIFEQVEGKFDHVISNPPIRAGKQVVHEIIEKSRDFLKDGGDLTIVIQKKQGAPSAKSKMEDVFGNCEIVKKDKGYYILRSVKE; translated from the coding sequence ATGTATTATGCAGAAAATCCTGATGCTGCACACGACATTCATGAGTTGAGAGTGGAGTTGTTGGGAAAAAACATGACCTTTTTGACGGATGCGGGTGTTTTTAGCAAGAAAATGGTTGACTTTGGGAGTCAGCTCTTGCTCAAGTGTCTAGAGGTAAATGAAGGAGAGACGGTCCTTGATGTAGGTTGTGGTTATGGGCCATTGGGTTTGTCGTTAGCCAAGGCTTATGGAGCTCAGGTAACCATGGTCGATATCAATAATCGTGCCTTGGACCTAGCGCGACAAAATGCTGAACGAAATAAAGTAGAAGTAGCAATTTTCCAATCCAATATCTTTGAACAAGTTGAAGGAAAGTTTGACCATGTTATTTCCAATCCGCCGATTCGAGCGGGCAAGCAAGTTGTTCATGAGATTATCGAAAAGAGCAGAGATTTCTTGAAAGACGGAGGAGATTTAACCATTGTCATTCAGAAAAAACAAGGAGCTCCAAGTGCTAAAAGTAAGATGGAAGACGTTTTTGGTAATTGTGAAATCGTAAAGAAAGATAAGGGATACTATATCCTTAGAAGTGTGAAAGAATGA
- a CDS encoding membrane protein, with the protein MKILKSYILELCFILSFALPFIRGANADNGRRFVETYYGFTFLMDHLLVTAVFICSLLIAWLVKKQWTKWLAAGSYLFLILWIATEGYLFRMSLEDLIRLWTSLEILTQTYQLGFYLNIILGILLIIKYFKVKK; encoded by the coding sequence ATGAAAATCTTAAAAAGTTATATATTGGAACTCTGTTTTATTTTAAGTTTTGCCTTACCTTTTATAAGGGGAGCGAATGCGGATAATGGTAGACGCTTTGTAGAAACCTATTACGGTTTTACCTTCTTAATGGATCATCTCCTTGTAACAGCTGTCTTTATCTGCTCACTCTTGATTGCCTGGCTAGTAAAAAAGCAGTGGACGAAATGGCTTGCTGCTGGAAGTTATCTATTTTTGATTTTGTGGATTGCTACAGAAGGATATCTATTCCGTATGTCACTAGAAGATTTGATACGACTTTGGACAAGTTTGGAAATCTTGACACAAACTTATCAGTTGGGTTTTTATCTAAACATCATATTGGGAATCTTGTTGATAATAAAGTATTTTAAGGTTAAGAAATAG
- a CDS encoding membrane protein produces the protein MQNLKFAFSSIMAHKMRSFLTMIGIIIGVSSVVVIMALGDSMSRQVNKNMTKSQKDIHVFFSPIKSKDGSFTQKQSALTVSGKEEDVHVEPPKPLESWVKEAAKLKGVDSYYVTNSTNVTLSYKDKKVERATLTGGNSTYMNAVENEIVAGRSLRPQDYKEFASVILLDEELAKSLFDSPEAAVNQVISVNEFSYRVIGVYTSNEAKTAKAFGIGGLPITTNISLAANFNTDEISNIVFRVNDTSLTQTLGPELARKLTDIAGLQQGEYQVADATAAFQEVQQLFGFMTTVISAIAGISLFVGGTGVMNIMLVSVTERTREIGLRKALGATRANILVQFLIESMILTLLGGVIGLGIAAGMTMLAGVLLQNMIAGIEVGVSLPIALFSLAVSASVGMIFGVLPANKASKLDPIEALRYE, from the coding sequence ATGCAGAATCTGAAATTTGCCTTTTCATCCATCATGGCCCACAAGATGCGTTCCTTCCTCACCATGATCGGGATTATCATCGGAGTTTCGTCTGTCGTCGTCATCATGGCTCTGGGAGACTCCATGTCTCGTCAGGTCAATAAAAACATGACCAAATCTCAGAAGGATATCCATGTCTTTTTCTCTCCTATCAAAAGCAAGGACGGCTCCTTTACGCAGAAACAATCCGCTTTGACTGTCAGTGGGAAAGAAGAGGATGTTCATGTTGAACCGCCAAAACCACTGGAGTCTTGGGTCAAGGAGGCTGCCAAACTCAAAGGAGTAGACAGCTACTATGTCACCAACTCGACTAACGTTACCCTGTCTTATAAGGATAAGAAGGTTGAACGAGCGACTCTGACAGGCGGGAATAGCACCTACATGAACGCAGTTGAAAATGAAATCGTTGCGGGTAGAAGTCTAAGACCGCAAGACTACAAGGAATTTGCCAGTGTGATTTTGTTGGATGAAGAATTAGCCAAGAGTTTGTTTGATAGTCCAGAAGCTGCGGTTAATCAAGTCATCTCTGTCAATGAATTTAGTTACCGTGTGATTGGCGTTTATACAAGCAATGAAGCTAAAACTGCTAAAGCCTTTGGGATTGGTGGTCTTCCAATTACGACCAATATCTCTCTCGCAGCCAATTTTAATACTGATGAAATTTCGAACATCGTCTTTCGTGTCAATGATACTAGTCTAACGCAGACCTTGGGTCCAGAGTTGGCTCGAAAACTGACTGATATTGCAGGTCTTCAACAAGGGGAGTACCAAGTTGCGGACGCAACTGCCGCCTTCCAAGAGGTACAACAACTATTTGGTTTTATGACCACTGTTATCAGTGCCATCGCAGGAATCTCTCTCTTTGTCGGGGGAACTGGTGTTATGAATATCATGCTGGTTTCGGTGACAGAACGCACGCGTGAGATTGGTCTGCGGAAGGCTCTCGGAGCTACACGAGCTAATATCTTAGTTCAGTTTTTGATTGAGTCCATGATCTTGACCTTGCTAGGTGGTGTTATAGGCCTTGGGATTGCTGCTGGAATGACCATGTTAGCCGGAGTATTGCTTCAAAACATGATTGCAGGGATCGAAGTTGGGGTTTCCCTCCCAATTGCTCTCTTTAGCTTGGCTGTATCAGCCAGCGTTGGTATGATATTTGGAGTCTTGCCAGCCAATAAAGCCTCTAAGCTTGATCCAATTGAAGCCCTTCGCTATGAGTAA
- a CDS encoding macrolide ABC transporter ATP-binding protein codes for MKKLISLKNICRSYRNGDQELQVLKNINLEVQEGEFVAIMGPSGSGKSTLMNTIGMLDTPTSGEYYLEGQEVGGLGEKQLAKVRNQQIGFVFQQFFLLSKLNALQNVELPLIYAGVSASKRRKLAEEFLEKVELTERSHHLPSELSGGQKQRVAIARALVNNPSIILADEPTGALDTKTGNQIMQLLVELNKEGKTIIMVTHEPEIAAYAKRQIVIRDGVISSDITQVEKEEN; via the coding sequence ATGAAGAAACTAATTAGTCTAAAAAATATCTGCAGGAGTTATCGAAATGGTGACCAAGAACTGCAGGTCCTAAAAAATATTAACTTAGAAGTTCAAGAAGGTGAGTTTGTCGCCATTATGGGACCATCCGGTTCTGGTAAGTCCACTTTGATGAATACCATCGGAATGTTGGATACACCAACCAGTGGAGAGTACTACCTTGAAGGGCAAGAAGTTGGAGGTCTTGGAGAGAAACAACTGGCCAAGGTCCGTAACCAGCAAATCGGCTTTGTCTTTCAGCAGTTCTTTCTCTTGTCTAAGCTCAATGCGCTTCAAAACGTTGAATTGCCCTTGATTTACGCTGGAGTTTCAGCTTCAAAACGTCGAAAATTGGCTGAGGAATTTCTGGAAAAGGTTGAGCTAACGGAGCGCAGTCATCATTTGCCTTCTGAGTTATCTGGTGGTCAAAAGCAACGTGTAGCGATTGCCCGTGCCTTGGTAAATAATCCTTCTATCATCCTAGCAGACGAACCCACAGGAGCCTTGGATACCAAGACGGGAAATCAAATTATGCAGTTGTTGGTGGAGTTAAACAAGGAAGGGAAAACCATTATCATGGTCACGCATGAGCCTGAGATAGCTGCCTATGCTAAACGCCAGATTGTCATTCGTGATGGGGTCATCTCATCAGACATTACTCAGGTAGAAAAGGAGGAAAACTAG
- a CDS encoding pantothenate kinase: MTNEFLHFEKISRQTWQSLHRKTTPPLTEEELESIKSFNDQISLQDVTDVYLPLVHLIHIYKRTKDDLAFSKGIFLQRESKSQPFIIGVSGSVAVGKSTTSRLIQILLSRTLPDATVELVTTDGFLYPNQTLIDQDILNRKGFPESYDMETLLNFLDRLKNGQDVDIPVYSHEVYDIVPGEKQRVKAADFVIVEGINVFQNPQNERLYITDFFDFSIYVDAAVEDIESWYLDRFLKLLSFAQNDPNSYYHRFTQMPIGEVEAFAHQVWTSINLTNLQNYIEPTRNRAEVILHKTKNHEIDEIYLKK, from the coding sequence ATGACCAACGAATTTTTACATTTTGAAAAAATCAGTCGCCAGACTTGGCAATCATTGCATCGCAAAACAACCCCTCCCTTGACAGAGGAAGAGTTAGAATCCATCAAGAGTTTCAATGACCAGATTAGTCTGCAGGACGTAACAGACGTCTATCTTCCCCTTGTCCATCTTATCCATATTTACAAGCGCACTAAGGATGATTTGGCATTTTCAAAAGGAATTTTTCTTCAACGCGAAAGTAAATCTCAGCCTTTTATCATTGGGGTTTCTGGAAGCGTTGCTGTGGGGAAATCTACTACTAGTCGCTTGATTCAGATTCTACTATCACGCACTCTCCCAGATGCTACTGTAGAATTGGTGACAACTGACGGTTTTCTCTATCCCAATCAAACCTTGATAGACCAAGATATCTTAAATCGCAAAGGTTTTCCTGAAAGTTATGATATGGAAACCTTGCTGAATTTTCTTGACCGCCTAAAGAATGGGCAAGATGTCGATATTCCTGTCTATTCTCATGAAGTGTATGACATTGTTCCTGGAGAGAAGCAACGTGTCAAAGCTGCTGATTTTGTCATTGTCGAGGGCATCAATGTCTTTCAAAACCCTCAAAATGAGCGCCTTTACATCACTGATTTCTTTGATTTCTCCATCTATGTGGATGCAGCAGTTGAGGACATTGAAAGTTGGTATCTGGATCGTTTCTTAAAACTCCTCAGCTTTGCCCAAAATGATCCCAACAGCTACTACCACCGCTTTACGCAAATGCCAATTGGAGAAGTTGAAGCCTTTGCACATCAGGTTTGGACCAGTATTAATCTCACAAATCTACAAAACTATATCGAACCAACAAGGAATCGCGCCGAGGTCATTCTCCACAAGACTAAAAACCATGAAATCGATGAAATTTACCTAAAAAAATAA
- a CDS encoding topology modulation protein — protein MKIAIIGYSGAGKSTLAEKLSNYYSIPKLHMDTLQFQPGWQDSDREWMLDEMKNFLTKHEAWVIDGNYSWCCYEERMLEADQIIFLNFSPWTCLFRAFKRYLTYRGKVRESMAAGCPERFDWDFIRWILWDGRTKHAKERYQRVQETYPEKVIVLRSQKEMDYFLENLAHNKKNQRV, from the coding sequence ATGAAAATCGCAATCATAGGATATTCTGGAGCCGGCAAGTCAACTCTAGCTGAAAAGTTGTCAAACTACTACTCCATCCCCAAACTGCATATGGACACACTCCAATTTCAACCTGGTTGGCAAGACAGTGACCGCGAATGGATGCTGGACGAGATGAAAAACTTTCTCACAAAGCACGAAGCTTGGGTCATCGACGGCAACTACTCTTGGTGTTGCTATGAAGAAAGAATGCTGGAAGCTGACCAAATCATCTTTCTCAACTTTTCCCCATGGACTTGTCTCTTTCGAGCCTTTAAACGGTATCTCACATACCGAGGTAAAGTCAGAGAAAGTATGGCAGCAGGCTGTCCTGAACGCTTTGACTGGGATTTTATCCGATGGATTCTCTGGGATGGGCGGACAAAACATGCTAAAGAACGCTATCAACGGGTTCAAGAAACCTACCCTGAGAAAGTAATTGTCCTCCGGTCGCAAAAGGAGATGGATTACTTCTTAGAAAATCTCGCGCATAACAAGAAAAACCAACGTGTATAA
- a CDS encoding 30S ribosomal protein S20 yields MANIKSAIKRAELNVKQNEKNSAQKSAMRTAIKAFEANPSEELFRAASSAIDKAETKGLIHKNKASRDKARLSAKLAK; encoded by the coding sequence TTGGCAAACATTAAATCAGCTATCAAACGCGCTGAATTGAACGTTAAACAAAACGAAAAAAACTCAGCTCAAAAATCAGCTATGCGTACTGCTATCAAAGCTTTCGAAGCAAACCCTTCTGAAGAACTTTTCCGTGCTGCTAGCTCAGCTATCGACAAAGCAGAAACTAAAGGTTTGATTCATAAAAACAAAGCAAGCCGCGACAAAGCTCGTCTTTCAGCTAAACTTGCTAAATAA
- a CDS encoding transporter — protein MKRNKKAKKWQLYTAIGVASAIVIGAAGILIFRQPSQSAVKEETSHIVTAKEGSVASSVLLSGSVTAKNEQYVYFDASKGDLDEILVSVGDKVEEGQALVKYSSADAQAAYDAADRAVAKADRHIEELNKARENASATPASPQVPTEAGLPEQAQAATSSVSSIDSQISDAKDNRADAVAQLNKAQAQLDAATVLSTLEGTVVEVNRNVSKSPTGNSQVVVHVVSNENLQVKGELSEYNLANLSVGQEVTFTSKVYQDKSWTGKISYISDYPKNNGEAANAALGGNTGSKYPYTVDVTSDIGELKQGFSVSVEVKNKSKAILVPLTSVITENDKNYVWLVDDQKKVKKVEVTLGNADADNQEITSGVTDGAKVISIPTSSLEEGKEVKADEETN, from the coding sequence ATGAAAAGAAATAAGAAGGCAAAAAAATGGCAATTATACACAGCGATTGGTGTTGCCAGTGCTATTGTTATCGGTGCTGCGGGGATTTTGATTTTTAGACAACCTTCCCAGTCAGCTGTCAAGGAGGAAACCTCCCATATCGTTACTGCTAAGGAAGGTTCTGTTGCTTCATCGGTTCTCTTGTCAGGTTCGGTTACAGCAAAAAATGAACAATACGTTTATTTTGATGCTAGTAAGGGAGATTTAGATGAAATTCTCGTTTCAGTCGGGGACAAGGTCGAAGAAGGGCAAGCGTTGGTCAAATACAGCAGTGCAGATGCTCAAGCTGCCTATGATGCAGCCGATCGTGCAGTTGCAAAGGCAGACCGTCATATCGAGGAGTTAAACAAGGCTCGTGAAAATGCATCAGCTACACCAGCTTCTCCACAGGTTCCAACAGAAGCTGGACTCCCAGAACAAGCGCAAGCAGCGACTTCTTCAGTATCCTCTATCGACTCTCAAATCAGTGATGCCAAGGATAACCGTGCAGATGCTGTGGCTCAGCTCAACAAGGCTCAAGCACAGCTAGATGCCGCAACTGTCCTCAGTACACTAGAAGGGACTGTAGTTGAAGTTAATCGTAATGTTTCCAAATCGCCAACAGGTAATAGCCAAGTGGTAGTACATGTCGTAAGTAATGAAAACTTGCAGGTCAAAGGGGAGTTGTCTGAATACAACCTTGCTAACCTTTCTGTTGGGCAAGAAGTTACCTTTACTTCGAAGGTTTACCAAGATAAGAGCTGGACTGGAAAAATCAGCTATATTTCTGATTATCCTAAAAACAATGGAGAAGCAGCAAATGCAGCCCTTGGAGGGAATACTGGATCTAAGTACCCTTATACTGTTGATGTGACCAGCGATATCGGTGAGTTGAAACAAGGCTTCTCAGTCAGTGTGGAAGTCAAAAACAAGAGTAAGGCCATCCTTGTTCCTTTGACAAGTGTCATTACCGAAAATGACAAAAACTATGTCTGGCTAGTAGACGACCAGAAGAAAGTGAAGAAGGTAGAAGTTACTTTGGGGAATGCGGACGCAGACAACCAAGAAATTACTTCAGGTGTGACAGACGGAGCCAAGGTCATCAGTATTCCAACATCTTCCTTGGAAGAAGGAAAAGAGGTGAAGGCTGATGAAGAAACTAATTAG
- a CDS encoding glutathione reductase (catalyzes the reduction of 2 glutathione to glutathione disulfide; maintains high levels of reduced glutathione in the cytosol; involved in redox regulation and oxidative defense), whose amino-acid sequence MREYDIIAIGGGSGGIATMNRAGEHGAKAAVIEEKKLGGTCVNVGCVPKKIMWYGAQIAESFHHYGPDYGFTSSDVQFDFAKLRQNREAYIDRARSSYDGSFKRNGVDLIEGRAHFVDAHTVSVNGELIRAKHIVIATGARPSIPTIPGAELGGSSDDVFAWEQLPDSVAILGAGYIAVELAGVLHALGVKTDLFVRRDRPLRGFDSYIVEGLVNEMEKTGLPLHTHKVPVKLEETEQGITIHFEDGSSHTASQVIWATGRRPNVDGLELEKAGVTLNQRGFIQVDEYQNTVVDGIYALGDVTGEKELTPVAIKAGRTLSERLFNGKTNAKMDYTTIPTVVFSHPAIGTVGLTEDQAIKEYGQDNIKVYKSSFASMYSAVTSHRQESRFKLITAGDDEKVIGLHGLGYGVDEMIQGFAVAIKMGATKADFDATVAIHPTASEEFVTMR is encoded by the coding sequence ATGAGAGAATATGATATCATCGCTATCGGTGGAGGAAGCGGCGGCATTGCCACTATGAACCGAGCTGGCGAACACGGTGCTAAAGCTGCTGTTATCGAAGAGAAAAAATTAGGTGGAACCTGCGTCAATGTCGGCTGTGTTCCTAAAAAAATCATGTGGTATGGAGCGCAAATCGCTGAAAGCTTCCACCACTACGGCCCTGACTATGGTTTTACAAGTTCAGATGTTCAATTTGATTTCGCAAAACTTCGTCAAAACCGTGAAGCCTACATCGATCGTGCTCGCTCATCTTATGATGGAAGTTTCAAGCGCAACGGGGTTGATTTGATTGAAGGTCGTGCTCATTTTGTTGATGCCCATACCGTCAGCGTTAATGGTGAATTGATTCGTGCCAAGCATATCGTGATTGCGACTGGCGCTCGTCCAAGCATCCCAACTATTCCTGGAGCTGAACTCGGTGGTAGCTCAGACGATGTCTTTGCTTGGGAGCAACTTCCTGACTCCGTTGCGATTCTTGGAGCTGGTTATATCGCGGTTGAATTAGCAGGTGTTCTCCACGCGCTAGGAGTAAAAACGGATTTGTTTGTCCGTCGTGATCGTCCCTTGCGTGGTTTTGACAGCTACATCGTTGAAGGACTTGTCAATGAAATGGAAAAAACAGGTCTACCTTTGCACACACATAAGGTACCCGTCAAGCTCGAAGAAACGGAGCAAGGTATTACCATTCATTTCGAAGACGGCTCTAGTCACACTGCCAGCCAAGTTATCTGGGCTACCGGTCGCCGTCCAAATGTAGACGGTCTGGAGTTAGAAAAGGCTGGCGTCACACTCAACCAACGTGGATTTATCCAAGTGGATGAGTATCAAAATACAGTTGTAGATGGCATCTATGCTCTTGGAGATGTGACTGGTGAGAAGGAACTGACCCCGGTAGCCATCAAGGCAGGACGTACCTTATCTGAACGCCTCTTCAACGGGAAAACAAATGCCAAGATGGACTACACGACTATCCCTACTGTTGTCTTCTCCCACCCAGCAATCGGAACGGTTGGTTTAACCGAGGATCAAGCTATCAAAGAATACGGCCAAGATAACATCAAAGTCTACAAGTCAAGCTTTGCATCTATGTACTCAGCCGTTACAAGCCATCGTCAAGAGTCTCGCTTCAAACTCATCACCGCCGGTGATGACGAAAAAGTTATTGGCCTACACGGACTTGGTTACGGAGTGGATGAGATGATTCAAGGATTCGCTGTTGCCATCAAGATGGGAGCTACCAAGGCAGACTTTGATGCTACAGTAGCTATCCACCCAACTGCCTCAGAAGAATTTGTAACCATGCGCTAA